In Vigna radiata var. radiata cultivar VC1973A chromosome 3, Vradiata_ver6, whole genome shotgun sequence, the following proteins share a genomic window:
- the LOC106757864 gene encoding dnaJ homolog subfamily C member 3 homolog: MAITTHTLSSIEKRHWWLTNRKIVEKYIKDARSLIASQDQREIASALNLLDAALAISPRLDQALELRARALLCLRRFKEVADMLQDYIPSLRINDDSSSSSSSSVSSDTSREGVKLLSSCESPVRDQSFKCFSVSDLKKKVMAGLCKNGEKEGQWRYLVLGEACCHLGLMEDAMVLLQTGKRLASATLRRESVCWSQDSFNVTNIQFSSDAISAPPTTPPRTLIAVDSESVSQLLGHIKFLLRRRAAALAALDAGLYSEAIRHFSKIVDGRRSAPQSFLVECYLLRASAHRSAGRIAESIADCNRTLALDPTCIQALETRASLFENIRCLPDSLHDLEHLKLLYNSILRDRKLPGPAWKRHNVRYREIPGKLCTLTIKIQELKQKLASRETGNVDYYALIGVRRGCSRSELERAHLLLSLRHKPDKATGFIERCELADERDVESVNERAKMSSLLLYRLVQKGYTAVMSNIMDEEAAEKQRKKAALLAMQVQKEKADEPELLSKVECTRSSVENNNNNDNDNNNNNNNDNNHSDNNNNNNNTAQMSQNRSMVCSSTVNPAMFQGVFCRDIAVVGNLLSQVGFNRSMPVKYEALSC, from the exons ATGGCCATCACTACTCACACTCTATCCTCCATTGAAAAAAGACATTGGTGGCTTACCAATCGAAAG ATTGTTGAGAAATACATCAAAGACGCTCGGAGTCTTATAGCCTCGCAAGATCAGAGGGAGATTGCTTCGGCTCTCAACCTTCTCGATGCGGCTCTGGCGATTTCTCCCAGGCTGGACCAAGCGCTTGAACTTAGAGCCAGGGCTCTGCTCTGTTTGCGGCGCTTCAAGGAGGTCGCCGATATGCTTCAGGACTACATTCCGAGCCTCCGAATCAACGATGactcctcttcctcctcctcctcctctgtTTCATCCGACACCTCGAGAGAGGGAGTGAAGCTTCTCTCTTCCTGTGAGTCGCCGGTGCGAGATCAGAGCTTCAAGTGCTTTTCTGTTTCCGACCTTAAGAAGAAGGTCATGGCAGGGCTGTGTAAAAACGGCGAGAAGGAAGGGCAATGGAG ATACTTGGTGTTGGGTGAAGCATGCTGCCACCTAGGCCTAATGGAGGATGCAATGGTTCTTCTTCAAACAGGAAAGCGTCTTGCAAGCGCTACACTCCGGCGCGAGAGTGTGTGCTGGTCGCAAGACAGCTTCAATGTTACAAACATCCAATTCTCCAGCGACGCCATAAGTGCGCCACCCACAACTCCACCGCGAACTCTTATTGCGGTGGATTCCGAGAGCGTGTCCCAACTCCTCGGCCATATAAAGTTCCTCCTCCGGCGACGCGCCGCCGCATTGGCCGCCCTCGATGCCGGGCTCTACTCAGAGGCCATCCGCCACTTCTCGAAAATTGTGGACGGCCGGCGTAGCGCACCGCAGAGCTTCCTTGTCGAATGCTATCTCCTCCGTGCCTCCGCTCACCGTTCCGCCGGTAGAATCGCAGAGTCAATTGCGGATTGTAACCGCACCCTTGCTTTGGACCCCACTTGCATTCAAGCACTAGAAACCAGAGCTTCACTCTTCGAAAACATTCGTTGTTTACCCGATTCTCTTCACGACCTCGAACACTTGAAGCTCCtctataattcaattttacgaGACCGCAAGCTTCCCGGTCCTGCGTGGAAGCGCCACAACGTGCGTTATAGGGAAATTCCTGGGAAACTCTGCACCCTCACTATTAAAATTCAAGAACTGAAACAGAAGCTGGCATCTCGAGAAACAGGGAATGTCGATTATTATGCTTTGATTGGTGTTCGACGAGGTTGTTCACGATCGGAGTTGGAAAGGGCTCACTTGTTGCTTTCCTTGCGGCACAAGCCTGATAAGGCAACGGGGTTCATCGAAAGGTGCGAGCTTGCGGATGAGCGTGATGTTGAGTCGGTTAATGAGAGGGCGAAGATGTCATCTTTGTTGTTGTATAGATTGGTTCAGAAGGGTTACACTGCTGTGATGAGTAACATCATGGATGAGGAAGCTGCTGAGAAACAGAGAAAGAAGGCTGCTTTGTTGGCAATGCAAGTGCAGAAAGAGAAAGCCGATGAACCTGAGTTGTTGAGCAAAGTTGAGTGTACCAGGAGCAGCgtggaaaataataataataatgataatgataataataataataataataatgataataatcatagtgataataataataataataataatactgcTCAAATGTCTCAAAATAGGTCCATGGTGTGTTCTTCTACTGTGAATCCTGCGATGTTTCAGGGTGTTTTCTGCCGTGACATTGCAGTGGTGGGGAACTTGCTTTCTCAGGTGGGGTTTAATCGGTCCATGCCGGTGAAGTATGAAGCGTTGAGCTGTTGA